From a region of the uncultured Fibrobacter sp. genome:
- the hisH gene encoding imidazole glycerol phosphate synthase subunit HisH, with the protein MSANPIIVVDYNAGNLTSVMNALAHIGAEAKSSRDAEEIAKATRLIFPGVGAAASAMETLTRTGIGDAIKAVVKAGNPVLGICIGCQIILEESEEDGGVKTLGLIPGKAVRFKDEPGLKIPHMGWNQVDFTREHPIMKGIKSGSDFYYVHSYHPVVSAEYAFAETTYGSQTFQGMVGKDNLIATQFHQEKSGDVGLAMLKNFCDWNV; encoded by the coding sequence ATGTCCGCAAATCCGATTATCGTTGTAGATTACAATGCCGGCAACCTGACTTCGGTGATGAATGCTCTTGCCCACATTGGCGCAGAGGCAAAGTCTAGCCGCGATGCCGAAGAAATTGCGAAGGCAACCCGCTTGATTTTCCCGGGCGTGGGCGCTGCTGCTTCTGCCATGGAAACTCTGACGCGCACCGGTATTGGGGATGCCATTAAGGCTGTCGTAAAGGCCGGAAATCCGGTACTCGGTATTTGCATTGGCTGCCAGATTATTCTCGAAGAAAGCGAAGAAGACGGCGGCGTCAAGACTTTGGGCCTTATTCCCGGCAAGGCAGTGCGATTCAAGGACGAACCGGGCCTCAAGATTCCGCACATGGGCTGGAACCAGGTGGACTTTACGCGTGAACACCCGATTATGAAGGGTATCAAGAGCGGAAGCGATTTCTATTACGTGCATTCGTACCATCCGGTGGTGAGCGCCGAATACGCTTTCGCCGAAACGACTTACGGTTCGCAAACCTTCCAGGGAATGGTGGGCAAGGACAACTTGATTGCAACCCAGTTCCACCAGGAAAAGAGTGGAGATGTGGGCCTTGCCATGCTCAAGAATTTCTGCGATTGGAACGTCTAG
- a CDS encoding alpha/beta hydrolase — protein MSENLVHTVNMGSFEMEYAQIGCGDKPLVVIPGLSIKSVMKSAASLEGPYKIFKEKYTLYFFDRKKDAKLGYSLPEMADDQVAALKALGIEKADVYGLSQGGMIAQYMAIRHPEVVNKLVLGSSTSKAEPRQITTIQNWARLARAREASALVNSFIDDCFSEKFAVRYRRALLALYKEISDEELDRFALFADACDYVNTYDELGKIKSPVLVLGAGKDLVTTPEASVKLAEKLKAEGVPCEFYMYEDCGHAVFDELPDYKKRIFEFLEK, from the coding sequence ATGAGCGAAAATCTTGTACATACGGTGAATATGGGCTCCTTTGAAATGGAATATGCTCAGATTGGTTGCGGCGACAAACCGTTAGTCGTAATCCCGGGACTTTCCATAAAGAGTGTCATGAAATCGGCCGCCTCGTTAGAGGGACCTTACAAGATTTTTAAGGAAAAGTACACGCTCTACTTTTTTGACCGCAAGAAAGACGCCAAGCTCGGTTATTCCTTGCCCGAAATGGCTGATGACCAGGTGGCGGCCCTCAAGGCTTTAGGCATTGAAAAAGCCGATGTCTATGGCTTGTCGCAAGGCGGTATGATTGCACAGTATATGGCGATTCGCCATCCCGAAGTCGTGAATAAGCTGGTTCTTGGCTCTTCGACATCGAAGGCAGAACCTCGACAGATTACGACGATTCAGAATTGGGCGCGCCTTGCGCGGGCCCGCGAAGCCTCGGCGCTTGTAAACAGCTTTATTGACGACTGCTTTAGTGAAAAGTTTGCGGTTCGTTACCGTAGGGCGTTGCTGGCCTTGTACAAGGAAATCTCGGATGAAGAACTAGATCGTTTTGCCTTGTTTGCGGACGCCTGCGATTACGTGAATACTTACGACGAACTCGGCAAAATCAAGAGCCCGGTGCTTGTGCTTGGCGCAGGCAAGGACCTTGTAACGACTCCCGAAGCGTCTGTCAAATTGGCAGAAAAGTTAAAGGCCGAGGGCGTTCCTTGCGAATTCTACATGTACGAAGATTGCGGCCATGCCGTATTCGATGAATTGCCCGATTACAAGAAACGAATTTTCGAATTCCTGGAAAAGTAA
- a CDS encoding polysaccharide biosynthesis/export family protein, whose protein sequence is MKKMSLGLGLIAAAFLSGCALGPQMQMSLPGDSAEYNGMMVHIHDIGEGDFGTAAASSDSAGANDFGDLKELMVDSLPELEYRIGPLDMVQVVVWEHPELTSPMGQYQPAGQKVTTDGKLFYPYAGELQAAGLTAQELRAEITKRLSDKILNDPQVDVRVTGYHSRKLSVSGAVSRPGYVSFDEHPMTLPDVIAGAGGFSKEADPSLLQLRRGDKVYTINYLNAFKANLPLERIMVQPDDQIFVPSLTETQKDQKAYVMGEVGRPGIVNIYNGNLTLAEALATAGGLQALNATARGIYVIRNTSEKQIDVFQLNAKNAMALAMADRFQLNARDVVYVDASELATWNRLVSLIFPSVNMVYYGALAAHEVHVVKDDYTPEKKK, encoded by the coding sequence ATGAAGAAAATGAGTTTGGGTCTTGGCCTTATTGCCGCCGCTTTCTTGAGCGGTTGCGCTCTCGGACCTCAGATGCAGATGTCTCTTCCGGGCGATTCCGCCGAATACAATGGCATGATGGTTCACATTCATGACATTGGCGAAGGTGATTTCGGCACTGCTGCGGCCAGCTCTGATAGTGCTGGTGCCAATGATTTTGGCGATTTGAAGGAATTGATGGTTGATTCCCTTCCTGAACTGGAATACCGCATTGGACCTCTGGACATGGTTCAGGTCGTGGTGTGGGAACATCCGGAACTGACTTCTCCGATGGGTCAGTACCAGCCGGCCGGCCAAAAGGTGACGACCGATGGCAAGCTTTTCTACCCCTATGCTGGTGAACTCCAGGCTGCAGGTCTTACCGCCCAGGAACTCCGCGCCGAAATCACCAAGCGCTTGTCTGACAAAATCTTGAACGATCCGCAGGTGGACGTCCGTGTGACGGGTTACCATAGCCGCAAACTGTCTGTGTCTGGCGCTGTTTCTAGACCGGGCTATGTCTCGTTCGACGAACACCCGATGACTCTTCCCGATGTGATCGCCGGTGCCGGTGGATTCTCTAAGGAAGCTGACCCGTCTTTGCTGCAGCTCCGCCGTGGCGACAAGGTCTATACCATTAACTACCTCAATGCTTTCAAGGCCAATTTGCCGCTCGAACGCATTATGGTGCAGCCCGATGACCAGATCTTCGTGCCGTCGCTCACTGAAACCCAGAAAGACCAGAAGGCCTACGTGATGGGTGAAGTCGGCAGACCGGGTATTGTCAATATCTACAATGGTAACCTGACGCTTGCCGAAGCCTTGGCTACTGCCGGTGGTCTGCAGGCTTTGAACGCCACGGCTCGCGGAATTTACGTTATCCGTAATACGTCTGAAAAGCAGATCGATGTGTTCCAGCTGAATGCAAAGAACGCTATGGCCTTGGCTATGGCTGACCGCTTCCAGCTGAATGCTCGCGATGTCGTTTACGTCGACGCTTCCGAACTCGCAACTTGGAACCGTCTCGTCAGCTTGATCTTCCCGTCTGTTAACATGGTTTACTATGGTGCTTTGGCTGCTCATGAAGTTCATGTGGTCAAGGACGACTATACCCCGGAAAAGAAGAAATAA
- the rfbC gene encoding dTDP-4-dehydrorhamnose 3,5-epimerase, with product MGKFNFVKTSIEGVTIVEPTVFGDHRGYFMETYNKAEFDAAGLNMVFVQDNESRSKKGVLRGLHFQKKNPQGKLVRVIEGEVFDVAVDLRKGSPTFGKWEGVTLSAENKKQFYIPEGFAHGFVVLSETATFVYKCTRLYDPKDEGGLMWNDPEIGIKWPVGNGFEPLLSEKDTKNPALKDLGFAFEL from the coding sequence ATGGGAAAGTTTAATTTTGTAAAAACCTCTATTGAGGGTGTAACGATTGTAGAACCGACGGTCTTTGGCGACCATCGCGGCTACTTTATGGAAACCTACAACAAGGCTGAATTCGACGCTGCTGGCTTGAATATGGTTTTCGTACAAGATAACGAATCCAGAAGCAAGAAGGGTGTGCTCCGCGGCTTGCATTTCCAGAAGAAGAATCCGCAGGGTAAACTCGTTCGCGTAATCGAAGGCGAAGTCTTTGACGTGGCCGTAGACCTGCGCAAGGGTAGCCCCACGTTCGGTAAGTGGGAAGGCGTTACGCTTTCCGCCGAAAACAAGAAGCAGTTCTACATTCCCGAAGGCTTTGCCCACGGTTTTGTGGTGCTCAGCGAAACGGCAACTTTCGTGTACAAGTGCACTCGCCTTTACGACCCGAAGGACGAAGGTGGCCTCATGTGGAACGATCCCGAAATCGGCATCAAGTGGCCGGTGGGCAATGGCTTTGAACCGCTGCTTTCTGAAAAGGATACCAAGAATCCGGCTCTCAAGGATTTGGGATTCGCTTTCGAATTGTAG
- a CDS encoding VWA domain-containing protein, producing MDIGALHFQNPEAFWLLLLVPVLVGWYIYREHRRKSTIKFPALSIAKRAVPSRRVKFRHIVPLLRLAALVCFVVALARPQNAMEVEYTSTDGVDIMLALDVSGSMGTLDMLTRMEQAKLGVMNAERILKSGDYWKYSRLGYAQQVIADFIQKRHSDRIGLSAFGARSITQCPLTLDYGSLLEILKATDDLARDSVMNSRTAIGDGLMNALARLQKSEAKSKVVVLLTDGRDNASVVPPMRAADVAQSLGVKVYTVGVGKRNGKILAFQQNPWTGDISWGERDITPEEGIDEGVLRSVAQKTGGRFYRAENKEELEKIYSEIDELEKTEIETVAYARYAEKFYPWLLVGALLILLELLLANTRFVRIP from the coding sequence ATGGATATTGGTGCGCTACATTTTCAGAATCCCGAAGCCTTCTGGCTTTTGCTTTTAGTCCCTGTTTTAGTCGGCTGGTACATCTATCGTGAACACCGCCGCAAGAGTACGATTAAATTCCCGGCCCTTTCGATTGCCAAGCGTGCGGTTCCGAGCCGTCGCGTCAAATTCCGCCATATTGTGCCGCTTCTGCGCCTTGCCGCTCTCGTTTGCTTTGTGGTAGCACTTGCACGCCCACAGAACGCCATGGAAGTCGAATACACCTCTACCGATGGCGTCGACATTATGCTTGCGCTCGACGTTTCGGGCTCCATGGGTACGCTCGATATGCTGACCCGTATGGAACAGGCAAAGCTCGGCGTGATGAATGCGGAACGCATCTTGAAATCCGGCGATTACTGGAAATACAGCCGTCTGGGTTACGCCCAACAGGTGATTGCGGACTTTATCCAGAAGCGTCATAGCGACCGAATCGGTTTGTCTGCTTTTGGTGCGCGTTCCATTACGCAGTGCCCCTTGACGCTGGATTACGGCTCGTTGCTCGAAATTCTGAAGGCGACCGATGACTTGGCCCGCGACAGCGTTATGAATAGCCGTACCGCTATTGGCGATGGCCTGATGAACGCTCTAGCTCGGTTGCAGAAGTCCGAAGCTAAGTCCAAGGTGGTGGTGCTCTTGACCGATGGCCGCGATAACGCCAGCGTGGTGCCGCCCATGCGTGCTGCCGACGTCGCGCAATCTCTCGGAGTCAAGGTCTATACCGTTGGTGTGGGTAAAAGGAACGGCAAGATTCTTGCCTTCCAGCAGAATCCGTGGACTGGCGATATCTCTTGGGGAGAACGGGACATTACGCCCGAAGAAGGAATTGACGAAGGCGTGCTGAGGTCTGTTGCTCAAAAGACCGGTGGCCGCTTCTACCGCGCCGAAAACAAGGAAGAACTCGAAAAGATTTATTCCGAAATCGACGAACTTGAAAAGACCGAAATTGAAACGGTTGCCTATGCCCGCTATGCCGAAAAGTTCTACCCGTGGCTCTTGGTGGGTGCATTGCTGATTTTACTTGAATTGTTGCTTGCGAATACGCGCTTTGTGCGCATCCCGTAA
- a CDS encoding acyltransferase family protein, protein MEPVTPTSVAKPRYAFVDLAKGICIMLVVWHHVVSTWGLETYPLKEAVSSFRMPLYFFLSGLFFKEYAGFFDFCKRKINKLLIPFAFFFVTLSCIFPFVLHYLHLRGNPGASVWYSFVWKQAFPNIPVWFLLSLFWTNLMFYGLYLVAKKFVAKKFPQHATSSLVVLSIAVGLVGFFLGRYNIKLPLFWASSMASIPYFCAGHVAFRYTKILALNPMDKFNIPFALLGFGLVVALAWNAPPDSVSYVSNRYWFPIWSVYLCGILGTLSVLFLSKAIKKIPLVSYFGRYSIMVLVTHGWVQWGIIKILQENHVHWPRPVALAVVFVVTMLLYLAIIPFMKRFLPHVTAQKDVF, encoded by the coding sequence ATGGAACCTGTGACGCCCACATCTGTTGCAAAGCCGCGCTACGCTTTTGTCGATTTGGCGAAAGGCATTTGCATTATGCTGGTGGTGTGGCATCATGTGGTGAGCACGTGGGGGCTTGAAACCTACCCGCTAAAAGAGGCCGTATCTTCGTTCAGAATGCCTTTGTACTTCTTTTTGTCGGGGCTGTTCTTTAAGGAATATGCGGGCTTTTTCGATTTTTGCAAGCGCAAAATCAACAAGTTGCTGATTCCGTTTGCCTTCTTTTTCGTGACGCTTTCGTGCATATTCCCGTTCGTATTGCATTACCTGCACTTGCGAGGAAATCCCGGCGCCTCCGTTTGGTATTCATTTGTCTGGAAACAGGCTTTCCCGAATATTCCGGTTTGGTTTTTGCTGAGCCTGTTTTGGACGAACTTGATGTTTTACGGGCTGTACTTGGTCGCGAAGAAATTCGTTGCCAAAAAATTCCCGCAGCATGCGACATCATCGCTGGTGGTGCTTTCGATAGCGGTTGGATTGGTCGGATTTTTCCTGGGCCGCTACAATATCAAGCTTCCGCTGTTTTGGGCGTCTTCGATGGCGTCGATTCCGTATTTTTGCGCAGGGCATGTGGCTTTTCGCTATACCAAGATTCTAGCGCTGAATCCCATGGATAAGTTCAACATTCCGTTTGCGCTTTTGGGCTTTGGCCTTGTGGTGGCGCTTGCGTGGAATGCTCCCCCTGATTCGGTGAGTTATGTGAGCAACCGTTATTGGTTTCCGATCTGGAGTGTTTACCTGTGCGGCATTCTTGGGACTCTCTCGGTGCTGTTCTTGTCGAAGGCCATCAAGAAAATTCCGTTGGTATCGTATTTTGGTCGTTACTCCATCATGGTGCTTGTGACGCATGGATGGGTGCAGTGGGGTATCATTAAAATTTTGCAGGAAAACCATGTGCATTGGCCGCGGCCCGTGGCGCTCGCCGTTGTTTTTGTGGTGACCATGCTTCTTTATTTGGCGATAATCCCGTTTATGAAGCGCTTCTTGCCCCACGTGACGGCGCAGAAAGACGTATTTTGA
- a CDS encoding ATP-binding cassette domain-containing protein: protein MVDVPAMEVLGLTVKFPIRGGVLGKVQKYFTAVENVSFSMQAGQILSIVGESGCGKSTLVKSLVGLVPMDSGEFKLFGEKVVKGRTASGKRVSDLVQMIFQDPFSSLNPRQTVSEILTAPLVARGVKVLDAEARARELLERVSLPKEALQKFPHEFSGGQRQRLCIARSLMVKPKILLCDEVTSALDVSVQAQILHLLDDLRNEFGLSIVFISHDMQVVRALSDEVLVMYFGHVVERGEADVVLTNPQHEYTQKLLASVPTIRRVQL from the coding sequence ATGGTTGATGTTCCTGCAATGGAAGTTTTGGGGCTTACGGTCAAGTTTCCGATTCGCGGCGGAGTGCTTGGCAAGGTCCAGAAGTATTTTACGGCGGTCGAAAACGTGTCGTTTTCGATGCAGGCCGGGCAAATCCTTTCGATTGTGGGGGAGTCGGGCTGCGGTAAGTCGACTCTAGTGAAGTCGCTTGTCGGGCTTGTGCCCATGGATAGCGGCGAATTTAAGCTTTTTGGCGAAAAAGTGGTAAAAGGCCGGACTGCATCCGGAAAACGGGTCTCGGACTTGGTTCAGATGATTTTCCAGGACCCGTTCAGCAGTCTGAATCCGCGCCAGACGGTGTCTGAAATTCTGACGGCGCCGCTGGTTGCACGCGGAGTGAAGGTACTTGACGCCGAGGCGCGTGCAAGAGAGCTTTTGGAGCGCGTGTCCCTGCCGAAAGAGGCGCTCCAAAAGTTCCCCCACGAATTCTCGGGGGGCCAGCGGCAGCGCCTCTGCATCGCCCGAAGCCTCATGGTCAAACCCAAGATTCTTTTGTGCGACGAAGTCACCAGCGCCTTGGATGTGTCGGTGCAGGCTCAAATTTTGCACTTGCTCGACGACCTGCGCAATGAATTCGGACTTTCGATTGTGTTTATCAGTCACGACATGCAGGTGGTTCGCGCCCTGAGTGACGAAGTTCTAGTGATGTATTTTGGACATGTGGTGGAACGTGGTGAGGCCGACGTGGTGCTTACCAACCCGCAGCATGAGTATACTCAGAAATTATTGGCAAGTGTTCCAACTATAAGGAGAGTTCAGTTATGA
- a CDS encoding low molecular weight protein-tyrosine-phosphatase: MKHILVVCTGNICRSPTGEYCLKKELGPDFEVMSAGLGALVDHPAHELSQKIALEHGIDMSAHRARQINLDILKWADLILVMENGHKMDLLHRYPWLEGKVFRYGEPQRVDVPDPYRRPENAFVLAWNFISKLTPYWVEKIKQSEGQA; this comes from the coding sequence ATGAAACACATTCTTGTTGTATGTACCGGTAATATTTGTCGTAGCCCCACGGGTGAATATTGCCTGAAGAAAGAATTGGGGCCAGATTTTGAAGTGATGAGTGCTGGGCTTGGTGCCTTGGTGGATCATCCGGCACATGAACTCAGCCAAAAGATTGCTCTTGAACATGGTATCGATATGAGCGCACACCGCGCTCGGCAGATTAATCTGGATATTTTGAAGTGGGCGGACCTCATCCTGGTGATGGAGAACGGCCATAAGATGGATTTGTTGCACCGTTATCCGTGGCTCGAAGGCAAGGTTTTCCGTTATGGCGAACCGCAGCGGGTGGATGTTCCTGACCCGTACCGCCGTCCCGAAAACGCTTTCGTGCTGGCGTGGAATTTCATCTCTAAACTGACCCCGTACTGGGTGGAAAAAATCAAACAAAGCGAAGGCCAGGCTTAA
- a CDS encoding mannose-1-phosphate guanylyltransferase/mannose-6-phosphate isomerase yields the protein MINLILCGGSGTRLWPVSRSLMPKQFAPLFDGQSLFRKTVVTNSAVCESQFIVSNADQFFLAKDQLETEGMTGSKFLLEPVGRNTAPAIALACLTMNPETVVLVSPSDHVIRKKDEYKKVLLRAQELAEAGNLVTFGITPTTPETGYGYIEADGENVKRFVEKPDRATAEKYLLSGNFYWNSGIFCFKAKTFLAELGKYSPEMLAAAQKALSNAEIVDGEPIRIDRDDMMAIPSNSIDYAVMEKSSKVKVVPSDIGWSDLGSFDSLYGEYPHDENGNNVNPRHIAVGSKNSLVMGSQRAIATIDLDKMLIVDTPDALLVAPLSSSQKVKKVVEELKERGSDLINVPQTVSRPWGTYSVLESTERYKMKRIVVKPGKRLSLQKHLHRSEHWVVVSGTATVTVGKNVFYVRPNESTYIPVGEVHRLQNEGRLPLVIVEVQVGEYTGEDDIIRVEDDFHRN from the coding sequence ATGATTAACTTGATTCTTTGTGGTGGTTCGGGCACGCGCCTTTGGCCCGTGAGCCGTTCCCTGATGCCCAAGCAGTTCGCTCCGCTTTTTGACGGACAGTCCCTGTTCCGCAAGACCGTGGTCACGAACTCCGCTGTTTGCGAATCGCAGTTCATTGTTTCGAATGCCGACCAGTTCTTCTTGGCCAAGGACCAGCTTGAAACGGAAGGCATGACGGGTAGCAAGTTCCTTTTGGAACCCGTGGGCCGTAACACAGCCCCGGCTATTGCCCTTGCTTGCCTTACCATGAATCCCGAAACGGTCGTGCTTGTTTCTCCGTCTGACCACGTGATTCGCAAGAAAGACGAATACAAGAAGGTCTTGCTCCGCGCCCAGGAACTTGCCGAAGCCGGCAACCTGGTGACCTTCGGCATTACGCCGACTACTCCCGAAACGGGCTACGGCTACATCGAAGCCGATGGCGAAAACGTGAAGCGCTTTGTCGAAAAGCCGGACCGCGCCACCGCCGAAAAGTACCTGCTCTCCGGCAACTTCTACTGGAACAGCGGTATCTTCTGCTTCAAGGCAAAGACTTTCCTTGCCGAACTCGGCAAGTACTCTCCGGAAATGCTCGCTGCAGCCCAGAAGGCTCTTTCTAACGCCGAAATCGTAGACGGCGAACCGATCCGCATCGACCGCGACGACATGATGGCAATTCCGTCGAACTCTATCGACTATGCCGTGATGGAAAAGTCGAGCAAGGTGAAGGTGGTGCCCAGCGATATCGGCTGGAGCGACCTCGGCAGCTTCGACAGCCTTTATGGCGAATACCCGCACGACGAAAACGGCAACAACGTGAATCCGCGCCACATCGCCGTGGGCTCCAAGAATTCCTTGGTGATGGGTAGCCAGCGCGCTATCGCTACCATCGACCTCGACAAGATGCTCATCGTGGACACCCCGGATGCCCTCCTGGTCGCTCCGCTCAGCAGCAGCCAGAAGGTCAAGAAGGTGGTGGAAGAACTCAAGGAACGCGGTTCCGACCTCATCAACGTGCCGCAGACCGTGAGCCGCCCGTGGGGTACGTACTCCGTGCTGGAATCCACCGAACGCTACAAGATGAAGCGTATCGTGGTGAAGCCGGGCAAGCGCCTCAGCCTGCAAAAGCATTTGCACCGCTCGGAACACTGGGTGGTCGTAAGCGGTACCGCTACGGTGACCGTGGGCAAGAATGTGTTCTATGTGCGTCCGAACGAATCGACCTATATCCCGGTGGGTGAAGTTCACCGCCTGCAGAACGAAGGCCGTCTCCCGCTCGTAATCGTTGAAGTCCAGGTGGGCGAATACACCGGCGAAGACGATATCATCCGCGTCGAAGACGACTTCCACAGAAACTAA
- the xseB gene encoding exodeoxyribonuclease VII small subunit, which yields MSTENFEYKTAMERLENILERIDNSEMEIDELAGAVQEATDLLRKCRQILLATEKNVQEALSGLDGETEAGA from the coding sequence ATGAGTACCGAAAATTTTGAATATAAAACCGCAATGGAGCGTTTAGAGAATATCTTGGAGCGAATTGACAACTCCGAGATGGAAATCGACGAATTGGCCGGTGCGGTACAGGAAGCGACGGATTTATTGCGTAAATGCCGCCAAATTTTGCTCGCGACCGAAAAGAACGTGCAAGAAGCCCTTTCGGGCCTCGACGGCGAGACTGAAGCTGGGGCGTAA
- a CDS encoding dTDP-glucose 4,6-dehydratase: protein MKRSIVITGGAGFIGSHVVRLFVNKYPDYKIINLDKLTYAGNLANLKDIEDKPNYKFVKMDICDFDAFYKLMQDEKVDGIIHLAAESHVDRSIKDPFTFAKTNVMGTLALLQAAKLYWESLPEKYEGKRFYHISTDEVYGALKMNHPEGITPPFTTTASSSEHHLAYGDDFFYETTKYTPHSPYSASKAGSDHFVRAFHDTYGMPTIVTNCSNNYGPYQFPEKLIPLFINNIRHKKPLPVYGKGENVRDWLFVEDHARAIDVIFHNGKIAETYNIGGFNEWKNIDIIKVVIKTVDKLLGRAEGEDMNLITYVTDRLGHDARYAIDSTKLQKELGWEPSLQFEEGIEKTVRWYLDNQEWLDNITSGDYEKYYEKMYGNR from the coding sequence ATGAAAAGATCCATCGTTATCACCGGCGGCGCAGGCTTCATTGGTAGCCACGTGGTGCGCCTGTTCGTGAACAAGTATCCGGACTACAAGATTATCAACCTCGATAAGTTGACTTATGCGGGTAACCTTGCTAACCTCAAGGATATCGAAGACAAGCCGAACTACAAGTTCGTGAAGATGGATATCTGCGACTTTGACGCTTTCTACAAGCTCATGCAGGACGAAAAAGTCGATGGCATCATTCACCTGGCTGCCGAAAGCCATGTGGACCGTTCCATCAAGGACCCGTTCACCTTCGCCAAGACGAACGTGATGGGTACTTTGGCCCTGCTTCAGGCTGCAAAACTCTATTGGGAATCCTTGCCGGAAAAGTACGAAGGCAAGCGCTTCTATCATATTTCTACCGACGAAGTTTATGGCGCCCTCAAGATGAACCATCCGGAAGGCATTACGCCTCCGTTCACGACTACGGCGTCCAGTTCGGAACACCACTTGGCCTATGGCGACGACTTCTTCTACGAAACGACGAAGTACACGCCGCACAGCCCGTATTCCGCTAGTAAGGCCGGTTCCGACCACTTTGTTCGCGCCTTCCACGATACCTACGGCATGCCGACCATCGTGACGAACTGCTCCAACAACTACGGTCCGTACCAGTTCCCCGAAAAGTTGATTCCGCTCTTCATCAACAACATCCGCCACAAGAAACCGCTTCCGGTTTACGGCAAGGGCGAAAACGTGCGCGACTGGCTCTTCGTGGAAGACCATGCCCGCGCTATCGATGTGATTTTCCATAACGGCAAGATCGCCGAAACCTATAACATCGGCGGTTTCAACGAATGGAAGAACATCGACATCATTAAGGTCGTCATCAAGACTGTCGACAAACTTCTCGGCCGCGCCGAAGGCGAAGACATGAACCTCATCACCTACGTCACTGACCGTCTGGGTCACGACGCCCGCTACGCCATCGATTCCACCAAGCTCCAGAAGGAACTGGGCTGGGAACCGTCCCTGCAGTTCGAAGAAGGCATCGAAAAGACCGTGCGCTGGTACCTGGACAACCAGGAATGGCTCGACAACATCACGAGCGGCGACTACGAAAAGTATTACGAAAAAATGTACGGGAATAGATAA